In Geobacillus kaustophilus, a genomic segment contains:
- the pstB gene encoding phosphate ABC transporter ATP-binding protein PstB, with product MAVVERRKEDIPSAQLVKKEVVYETNGLNVWYGEHHALKHIHLSFYEREITAIIGPSGCGKSTYIKTLNRMIELIPNVRLEGEILYRGRRIFDTSYPVEQLRTQVGMVFQKPNPFPKSIYDNVAYGPRIHGIRDRRRLDEIVEKSLRQAALWEEVKDRLHENALGLSGGQQQRLCIARCLAVEPDVILMDEPTSALDPISTAKVEELMGELKTKYSIIIVTHNMQQAARISDRTAFFLNGEVIEYGETKMLFSRPADQRTADYIAGRFG from the coding sequence ATGGCGGTGGTGGAGCGCCGAAAGGAGGACATTCCTTCGGCCCAGTTGGTGAAAAAAGAGGTCGTTTACGAAACGAATGGACTGAACGTATGGTATGGCGAGCATCATGCGTTAAAACATATTCACCTGTCTTTTTATGAACGCGAGATTACAGCGATTATCGGCCCGTCAGGATGCGGCAAGTCAACCTATATCAAAACGCTCAATCGAATGATTGAGCTCATTCCAAACGTCCGGCTCGAAGGGGAGATTTTGTATCGCGGCCGCCGCATTTTTGACACGTCATACCCTGTTGAACAGCTGCGGACGCAAGTGGGCATGGTGTTTCAAAAGCCCAATCCGTTTCCAAAGTCGATTTATGACAACGTCGCCTATGGGCCGCGCATTCATGGGATCCGCGACCGGCGGCGGCTCGATGAGATCGTCGAAAAAAGCTTGCGCCAAGCGGCGCTTTGGGAGGAAGTCAAAGATCGGCTTCATGAAAATGCTCTCGGTTTATCGGGCGGCCAACAGCAACGGCTGTGCATCGCCCGCTGTTTGGCCGTCGAGCCGGATGTCATTTTAATGGATGAACCGACATCAGCGCTCGATCCAATTTCGACAGCGAAGGTCGAGGAGTTGATGGGCGAGCTGAAAACAAAATACAGCATCATCATTGTCACGCATAATATGCAGCAGGCGGCCCGCATTTCTGATCGGACGGCGTTTTTCTTAAACGGAGAAGTCATTGAGTACGGCGAGACAAAAATGTTGTTTTCTCGCCCAGCTGATCAACGGACGGCGGATTATATCGCCGGGCGGTTCGGATAA
- a CDS encoding endolytic transglycosylase MltG, translated as MNKRSIRSFAFGLLLSTSLIGASYYASPPAAPTEAEVKAFLKQHGLVAVAKEEYDKLRSAQPNAAPKASAKQMSEPSGQTVYVYRLVIKKGDTPETFARELEEAGIIQSARAFNDYLEQHGLTRSIRPGVYNVKSDMDYAAIGRLIAEP; from the coding sequence ATGAACAAACGTTCGATTCGTTCCTTCGCCTTCGGTTTGCTGTTATCTACGTCGCTTATCGGCGCTTCGTATTACGCCTCGCCCCCCGCTGCGCCGACAGAAGCGGAAGTCAAGGCGTTTCTTAAGCAGCACGGGCTTGTCGCTGTGGCGAAAGAAGAATACGACAAGCTCCGCAGCGCTCAGCCGAACGCCGCTCCGAAAGCGTCGGCCAAGCAGATGTCCGAACCATCAGGGCAAACCGTTTACGTCTATCGACTCGTTATTAAGAAAGGAGATACGCCAGAGACATTTGCCCGCGAACTTGAAGAGGCTGGCATCATTCAAAGCGCCCGCGCCTTCAACGACTACTTGGAGCAACATGGGCTGACGCGCTCCATCCGCCCCGGTGTCTACAACGTGAAGAGCGATATGGACTACGCAGCCATCGGCCGTTTGATTGCCGAGCCATAA
- a CDS encoding sigma factor-like helix-turn-helix DNA-binding protein, with product MVEYAIIALAALAIILVVISFFAKDELKPLEEQIDHLTVSLAQETYQIKKRLQVIEEELLIPERQRSASPRLGGSLPPADRRILFLHKQGFPLEDIARETGLTVSEVERAVRRLRI from the coding sequence GTGGTGGAATATGCGATCATCGCTTTGGCAGCTCTAGCCATTATTCTTGTTGTTATTTCCTTTTTTGCTAAAGATGAACTGAAACCGCTCGAAGAACAAATTGATCATTTGACCGTTTCGCTGGCGCAAGAAACATACCAGATTAAAAAGCGATTGCAAGTCATCGAGGAGGAGCTCCTCATTCCAGAGCGACAACGGTCCGCTTCGCCGCGGCTTGGCGGATCGTTGCCGCCGGCCGATCGGCGCATCTTGTTTTTGCATAAACAAGGATTCCCGCTCGAAGACATCGCCCGCGAAACAGGTTTGACCGTCTCAGAAGTCGAGCGGGCGGTAAGGAGATTGCGGATATGA
- the rpmG gene encoding 50S ribosomal protein L33 yields the protein MRVNITLACTECGERNYITSKNKRNNPERLELKKYCPRDRKVTLHRETK from the coding sequence ATGCGTGTGAACATCACATTGGCATGCACAGAATGCGGCGAACGCAACTATATTACGTCGAAAAATAAACGCAACAACCCAGAACGTTTGGAATTGAAAAAATATTGCCCGCGCGATCGCAAAGTCACGTTGCACCGCGAAACGAAGTAA
- a CDS encoding 5-formyltetrahydrofolate cyclo-ligase, with amino-acid sequence MMDGKREWRQRMLNQLRQLKAAEKEMYDRQIAAHLYRWPLWQTARTIAMTVSRETEVNTLPIIEQAWREGKTVGVPKCDPRAKTMSFRRLASFAQLEKAYAGLFEPIEKQTTPIDRDEFDLIIVPGVCFAKTGYRIGYGGGYYDRYLPGVSAVTAALAYSFQVMDDIPAEEHDVPVKFIITDQGVLHCER; translated from the coding sequence ATGATGGACGGCAAACGGGAATGGCGCCAGCGCATGTTGAATCAGCTTCGGCAGCTTAAAGCGGCAGAAAAAGAGATGTACGATCGGCAAATCGCCGCTCATTTATATCGGTGGCCATTATGGCAAACGGCGCGGACGATCGCCATGACGGTGTCGAGAGAGACGGAAGTCAACACCTTGCCGATCATTGAGCAGGCGTGGCGGGAAGGAAAAACGGTCGGCGTCCCGAAATGCGATCCAAGGGCGAAAACGATGTCCTTTCGGCGGCTCGCGTCGTTTGCCCAGCTCGAAAAAGCGTACGCTGGATTGTTTGAGCCGATTGAAAAACAAACAACGCCGATCGACCGCGATGAGTTTGATCTCATCATTGTCCCAGGGGTCTGTTTTGCCAAAACCGGCTATCGGATCGGCTATGGCGGCGGGTATTACGACCGATATTTGCCGGGTGTTTCGGCGGTGACGGCAGCGCTGGCTTACTCCTTTCAAGTGATGGACGACATTCCGGCTGAGGAGCATGATGTGCCGGTGAAATTCATTATTACTGATCAAGGAGTTCTTCACTGTGAGCGATGA